A region of Procambarus clarkii isolate CNS0578487 chromosome 48, FALCON_Pclarkii_2.0, whole genome shotgun sequence DNA encodes the following proteins:
- the LOC138351095 gene encoding uncharacterized protein DDB_G0292186-like has protein sequence MLKMGQVTILEDDEDPTGTPIPPLSFGKGNCEQNNGFRGNCEQNNSFRGNCEQNNSFRGNCEQNNNFRGNCEQNNGFRGNCEQNNGFRGNCEQNNNFRGNCEQNNSFRSNCEQNNSFRSNCEQNNNFRSNCEQNNNFRSNCEQNNNFRSNCEHNIGFRSNCEKITTSEVTVNKITTSEVTVNKITTSEVTVNKITTSEILIRIFNRNSTLNIKIKRNISQEHLKEDYENLQVKERLYSDRTCQSFHLFHLECCSILSSSFKAGERYEIETQRTLLSLHSHCKVPQSQGPTHSTQNVLFEKEKREVSQNNYMDGHVPKKLHKEI, from the exons AGGTAACTGTGAACAAAATAATGGCTTCAGAGGTAACTGTGAACAAAATAACAGCTTCAGAGGTAACTGTGAACAAAATAACAGCTTCAGAGGTAACTGTGAACAAAATAACAACTTCAGAGGTAACTGTGAACAAAATAACGGCTTCAGAGGTAACTGTGAACAAAATAACGGCTTCAGAGGTAACTGTGAACAAAATAACAACTTCAGAGGTAACTGTGAACAAAATAACAGCTTCAGAAGTAACTGTGAACAAAATAACAGCTTCAGAAGTAACTGTGAACAAAATAACAACTTCAGAAGTAACTGTGAACAAAATAACAACTTCAGAAGTAACTGTGAACAAAATAACAACTTCAGAAGTAACTGTGAACACAATATCGGCTTCAGAAGTAACTGTGAAAAAATAACAACTTCAGAAGTAACTGTGAACAAAATAACAACTTCAGAAGTAACTGTGAACAAAATAACAACTTCAGAAGTAACTGTGAACAAAATAACAACTTCAGAA ATATTAATACGGATTTTTAATCGAAATTCAActttaaatataaaaataaaacgcAACATCAGCCAAGAACATCTTAAGGAagattatgagaaccttcaagtcAAGGAACGACTCTATAGCGATCGTACTTGTCAAAGCTTCCACCTTTTCCACCTTGAATGCTGCTCGATACTCTCCTCCTCTTTCAAGGCAGGAGAGCGATATGAAATAGAAACACAGAGAACATTATTATCCCTACATAGTCACTGCAAAGTTCCTCAATCACAGGGACCAACTCATAGCACTCAAAATGTACTTTTTgaaaaggagaagagagaggtaTCTCAAAATAATTACATGGACGGTCATGTTCCCAAAAAATTACACAAAGAAATATAA